The proteins below come from a single Synechococcus sp. WH 8101 genomic window:
- a CDS encoding PfkB family carbohydrate kinase — protein MQSLPQDLHLPRLRLAVVGHLEWVTFLAVDQLPQAGLISRAHRSLEEPAGAGAVVAVQLAQLCGAEVIFFTALGRDAIGERSEARLRELWVTPQIAWRDQPTRRGLSLVDGSSDRAITVIGERLTPTAADPLPWEQLSDCAGVFVSASDAEGLRLARRAPVLTATPRLRLPLLLKAGVVLDALIGSGLDPSEQIPKGALAPAPRLQITTEGADGGLLIPGGRFSAEPLPGPLVETYGCGDSFAAGVTAGLAAGWSVAESVRLGAHCGATCATRFGPYG, from the coding sequence ATGCAGTCGTTGCCCCAGGATTTGCACCTGCCAAGGCTGCGGCTCGCCGTTGTCGGGCACCTCGAATGGGTGACCTTTTTGGCCGTTGATCAGCTCCCCCAAGCCGGGCTGATCAGCCGTGCCCATCGCAGCCTGGAGGAACCCGCCGGAGCTGGTGCTGTGGTGGCGGTGCAGCTGGCGCAACTGTGCGGCGCCGAAGTCATCTTTTTCACGGCGCTGGGGCGGGATGCCATCGGTGAGCGCAGCGAAGCACGGTTGCGGGAGCTGTGGGTGACCCCCCAGATCGCCTGGCGCGATCAACCCACGCGCCGGGGGCTCAGCCTGGTGGATGGCAGCAGTGATCGGGCCATCACCGTGATCGGCGAACGACTCACCCCCACCGCAGCCGACCCCCTTCCCTGGGAGCAGCTCAGCGACTGCGCTGGCGTGTTTGTGTCCGCCAGCGATGCCGAGGGCTTGCGCTTGGCACGCCGCGCACCGGTGCTCACGGCAACGCCACGGTTGCGGTTGCCGCTGCTGCTGAAAGCCGGCGTGGTCCTCGATGCCCTGATCGGCAGCGGCCTCGATCCGAGTGAACAGATCCCCAAGGGTGCCCTCGCCCCTGCGCCACGCCTGCAGATCACCACCGAGGGAGCCGACGGTGGCCTGCTCATCCCCGGTGGACGCTTCTCCGCCGAACCGCTTCCAGGGCCACTGGTGGAGACGTACGGCTGTGGCGACAGCTTTGCAGCCGGCGTGACGGCAGGCCTGGCTGCCGGCTGGAGCGTGGCGGAGAGTGTGCGCCTGGGCGCCCATTGCGGCGCGACCTGCGCCACACGCTTCGGTCCCTACGGCTGA
- the katG gene encoding catalase/peroxidase HPI, producing MSELQCPFSGHAGATTPAGGTRNSQWWPDQIDLGILHQHHPAANPLGVDFDYPAAFSQLDYAGLKADLKALMTDSQAWWPADWGHYGGLFIRMAWHSAGTYRSADGRGGAGHGNQRFAPLNSWPDNTNLDKARRLLWPIKQRYGNAISWADLIILTGNVALESMGFRTLGFAGGRTDIWQPEEDVFWGKETRWLADERHSADGQLDNPLAAVEMGLIYVNPEGPEGHPDPLASGKEVRDTFARMGMTVEETVALVAGGHTFGKCHGAASADHLEAEPEAAELAEQGLGWHNRFASGKGEHTITSGIEGAWKPNPTRWDQGYFEMMFTYEWELCKSPAGAWQWVAKDVKPEHMIPDAHVAGKSAAPIMTTADLSLRHDPIMAPIAHRFHQDQEAFADTFARAWFKLTHRDLGPRSLYLGPEQPTEVMIWQDPLPAVDHPLIDASDVAVLKREALEQGISISALVATAWAAASSFRNSDRRGGANGGRIRLLPQRTWEVNDPDQLNNVLGALEQVQQRFNANRSDGRKVSMADLIVLAGCAAVEQAAAAAGHAISVPFRPGRTDAGPEHTDTASFNALKPLADGFRNWKRQGLPLRDEQLLVDRAQLLNLSAPEMTVLVAGLRVLGANSHGNRQGVFTDRIGVLSPDFCTNLLDMGTVWAPTSEAKDAYEGRDRTSGSLRWTASRVDLVFGSHSQLRAIVEVYAQSDGGERFVRDFVSAWVKVMELDRFDLR from the coding sequence ATGTCGGAACTGCAATGCCCCTTCAGTGGTCACGCTGGTGCCACCACCCCAGCAGGCGGCACCCGCAACAGCCAGTGGTGGCCCGACCAGATCGACCTTGGGATCCTGCATCAGCACCACCCCGCCGCCAATCCACTCGGGGTTGATTTCGATTACCCCGCGGCCTTCTCCCAACTCGACTACGCCGGGCTCAAGGCCGACCTGAAGGCCCTGATGACGGATTCCCAGGCGTGGTGGCCCGCCGATTGGGGCCACTACGGCGGCCTGTTCATCCGCATGGCCTGGCACAGCGCCGGCACTTATCGCAGCGCCGACGGTCGCGGTGGAGCCGGCCATGGCAACCAGCGCTTCGCACCGCTGAACAGCTGGCCCGACAACACCAATCTCGACAAGGCCCGCCGCCTGCTCTGGCCGATCAAGCAGCGCTACGGCAATGCCATCTCATGGGCGGATCTAATCATCCTCACCGGCAACGTGGCCCTGGAATCGATGGGCTTCCGCACCCTGGGCTTTGCTGGCGGTCGCACCGACATCTGGCAGCCGGAAGAGGATGTGTTCTGGGGCAAAGAGACCCGCTGGCTTGCCGATGAACGCCACAGCGCCGATGGCCAGCTCGACAATCCACTCGCGGCGGTTGAGATGGGCTTGATCTACGTCAACCCGGAAGGCCCGGAGGGGCACCCGGATCCGCTCGCCTCCGGCAAAGAAGTGCGTGACACCTTCGCGCGCATGGGCATGACCGTGGAGGAAACCGTGGCCCTGGTGGCCGGTGGTCACACCTTCGGGAAATGCCATGGGGCTGCAAGCGCCGATCACCTGGAGGCGGAACCAGAGGCTGCCGAGCTGGCGGAACAGGGCCTCGGATGGCACAACCGCTTCGCAAGCGGCAAGGGGGAACACACCATCACCAGCGGCATCGAAGGAGCCTGGAAACCCAATCCCACCCGCTGGGATCAGGGCTACTTCGAAATGATGTTCACCTACGAGTGGGAGCTGTGCAAAAGCCCCGCCGGTGCCTGGCAGTGGGTCGCCAAGGATGTGAAACCCGAGCACATGATTCCCGATGCCCACGTGGCCGGGAAAAGCGCAGCACCGATCATGACCACAGCGGATCTCTCCCTCCGCCATGACCCGATCATGGCGCCGATCGCCCATCGCTTTCATCAAGACCAGGAGGCCTTCGCCGATACCTTCGCCCGCGCCTGGTTCAAACTCACTCACCGCGATCTCGGGCCTCGCTCGCTTTACCTCGGCCCCGAGCAACCCACCGAGGTAATGATCTGGCAAGACCCCCTGCCGGCGGTGGATCACCCCCTGATCGACGCCTCCGACGTGGCCGTGCTCAAACGGGAGGCCCTGGAGCAGGGCATCAGCATCAGCGCCCTGGTGGCCACAGCCTGGGCGGCCGCCTCCAGCTTCCGCAACTCCGATCGCCGTGGCGGAGCCAATGGCGGCCGGATCCGGCTGCTGCCGCAACGCACCTGGGAGGTGAATGATCCGGATCAGCTCAACAACGTGCTCGGCGCCCTTGAGCAGGTGCAGCAGCGCTTCAACGCCAACCGCTCCGATGGCCGGAAGGTGTCGATGGCCGACCTGATCGTGCTGGCGGGTTGCGCCGCAGTGGAACAGGCGGCCGCCGCCGCTGGGCATGCCATCAGCGTGCCCTTCCGGCCAGGGCGCACCGATGCGGGGCCAGAGCACACCGACACCGCCTCCTTCAACGCGCTCAAACCACTCGCGGATGGTTTCCGCAACTGGAAGCGCCAGGGTCTACCGCTCCGCGACGAACAGCTCCTCGTCGATCGAGCCCAACTCCTCAACCTCAGCGCGCCGGAAATGACCGTGCTGGTGGCAGGCCTCCGGGTGCTGGGTGCCAACAGTCATGGCAACCGCCAAGGGGTCTTCACCGATCGCATCGGCGTGCTCAGCCCCGACTTCTGTACCAACCTGCTCGACATGGGCACGGTGTGGGCACCCACCAGCGAAGCGAAAGATGCCTATGAAGGGCGCGATCGAACCAGCGGATCCCTGCGCTGGACCGCAAGCCGCGTCGATCTGGTGTTCGGCTCCCACAGCCAGCTGCGCGCCATCGTGGAGGTCTATGCCCAGAGCGACGGGGGGGAGCGCTTTGTGCGTGACTTCGTCAGCGCCTGGGTGAAAGTGATGGAGCTCGACCGCTTCGATCTGCGCTGA
- a CDS encoding HIT family protein — translation MPVSTLSCGICALHADQVQLDAMEIWRNPDWLLRHHPQPSPLLGWCCLDARRHLSGPIDFTAEEAQAWGLVVQRASQLVQELTRCDRVYAIAFGEGARHLHLHLIPRHGEDSQTTAWAVADHYRAVEAGERPAVESAAVQAWIHQARELVKAPDWLPFSADRSGRAPSLSPRR, via the coding sequence ATGCCTGTTTCAACACTGTCGTGTGGCATCTGCGCCCTGCATGCGGACCAGGTGCAGCTGGATGCCATGGAAATCTGGCGCAATCCAGATTGGTTGCTGCGCCATCATCCACAGCCGTCGCCATTGCTCGGTTGGTGTTGTCTCGATGCCCGGCGCCATCTGAGCGGTCCGATCGACTTCACCGCTGAGGAAGCCCAGGCCTGGGGCCTGGTGGTGCAGAGGGCGTCTCAGCTAGTGCAAGAGCTCACGCGCTGCGATCGGGTGTATGCGATCGCCTTTGGCGAGGGTGCCCGCCATCTGCATCTCCACCTGATCCCGCGCCATGGGGAGGATTCCCAGACCACCGCCTGGGCGGTGGCCGATCACTATCGCGCTGTCGAGGCTGGAGAGCGTCCCGCTGTCGAATCTGCCGCGGTGCAGGCCTGGATTCACCAAGCCCGAGAGCTCGTAAAAGCGCCGGATTGGTTGCCGTTCAGCGCAGATCGAAGCGGTCGAGCTCCATCACTTTCACCCAGGCGCTGA
- the psbA gene encoding photosystem II q(b) protein, which produces MATAIRSGRLSSWESFCQWVTNTNNRIYVGWFGVLMIPCLLAATTCFIVAFIAAPAVDIDGIREPVAGSLIYGNNIISGAVVPSSNAIGLHFYPIWEAASLDEWLYNGGPYQLVVFHFLIGISAYMGRQWELSYRLGMRPWICVAYSAPLSAAFAVFLIYPFGQGSFSDGMPLGISGTFNFMLVFQAEHNILMHPFHMLGVAGVFGGSLFSAMHGSLVTSSLVRETTESESQNYGYKFGQEEETYNIVAAHGYFGRLIFQYASFNNSRSLHFFLAAWPVVGIWFTSMGISTMAFNLNGFNFNQSVLDAQGRVLNTWADVLNRANLGMEVMHERNAHNFPLDLAAAESTPVALQAPAIG; this is translated from the coding sequence ATGGCTACTGCCATTCGCAGCGGTCGCCTCAGCAGCTGGGAATCCTTCTGTCAGTGGGTCACCAACACCAATAACCGCATTTATGTGGGTTGGTTCGGTGTGCTGATGATTCCCTGCCTGTTGGCTGCCACCACCTGCTTCATCGTTGCGTTCATCGCTGCTCCGGCGGTGGATATCGATGGTATCCGTGAGCCCGTCGCCGGTTCCCTGATCTACGGCAACAACATCATCTCCGGTGCTGTTGTGCCTTCCTCCAACGCCATTGGCCTGCACTTCTATCCCATCTGGGAAGCTGCCTCCCTCGATGAGTGGCTCTACAACGGCGGTCCTTACCAGTTGGTGGTGTTCCACTTTCTGATCGGCATTTCCGCCTACATGGGCCGGCAGTGGGAGCTCTCCTACCGCCTCGGCATGCGCCCCTGGATCTGTGTCGCTTACAGCGCGCCGCTCTCGGCCGCCTTTGCGGTGTTCCTGATCTATCCCTTCGGTCAGGGCTCCTTCTCCGACGGCATGCCCCTCGGCATCTCCGGCACCTTCAACTTCATGCTGGTGTTCCAGGCTGAACACAACATCCTGATGCACCCCTTCCACATGCTGGGTGTGGCCGGTGTGTTCGGTGGTTCCCTGTTCTCCGCCATGCACGGCTCACTGGTGACCTCCTCCCTGGTGCGTGAAACCACCGAGAGCGAGTCCCAGAACTACGGCTACAAGTTCGGCCAAGAAGAAGAGACCTACAACATCGTGGCTGCCCACGGTTACTTCGGTCGCCTGATCTTCCAATACGCCTCCTTCAACAACAGCCGCAGCCTCCACTTCTTTCTGGCGGCCTGGCCTGTGGTCGGCATCTGGTTCACCTCCATGGGCATCAGCACCATGGCCTTCAACCTGAACGGTTTCAACTTCAACCAGTCGGTTCTGGATGCCCAGGGCCGGGTGTTGAACACCTGGGCTGATGTGCTGAACCGCGCCAACCTCGGCATGGAAGTGATGCACGAGCGCAACGCTCACAACTTCCCCCTCGACCTGGCTGCTGCTGAGTCCACCCCCGTGGCTCTGCAGGCTCCCGCCATCGGTTGA
- a CDS encoding YcjF family protein, with protein sequence MLPVPSLGSLNWLPVKGQTLLWAGGSLLFGQWVCADVLHLPGGGLGVLVVGAGVWWLSRPAAAARFQAPTTLPGWVQRCRDVLDQFDRLEEPLEESGAREERQRQLDALLERSGPLAMAVVASAGVAFPERQQLEQALAGPSPLQLSLAHPLTTNTGSWTLPDALEHQDALLFLLPLPLRAADFLRLEQIADDQPAWLLVERNVGAEADLCAQLPERWHDRLLIWDGTPTALRPLLQPLRRLLQQPQRSLDATRQRLLARLHQRWQAELEQRRRERFRNLLQRSQWLVAGAVVVSPLPSGDLVAVAVGNGLMLREMAQVWDCPWTSEVLQVAARHLGAAALAQGVVEWSGQALLGFAKLDGGSWLAAGALQALSAAYLTRVVGASMADWMALNAGVAEPDLALLKQQAPLLVAQAAERERLDWNGFLQQAREWTSAQTSNLRIKSS encoded by the coding sequence ATGCTTCCGGTGCCGTCGCTGGGTTCTCTGAACTGGCTTCCGGTGAAGGGTCAAACCTTGCTTTGGGCAGGCGGAAGCCTGTTGTTTGGTCAGTGGGTCTGCGCCGACGTGTTGCATCTTCCCGGTGGTGGCCTCGGCGTGTTGGTGGTCGGTGCTGGTGTGTGGTGGTTGAGCCGGCCAGCGGCAGCCGCGAGGTTTCAGGCACCCACCACGCTTCCCGGCTGGGTGCAGCGATGCCGGGATGTGCTCGATCAGTTCGATCGCCTGGAGGAGCCCCTGGAAGAGTCTGGGGCCCGCGAGGAACGCCAGCGTCAGCTTGATGCGTTGCTGGAGCGTTCCGGCCCCCTTGCCATGGCGGTTGTGGCATCGGCCGGCGTGGCTTTCCCAGAACGCCAGCAGCTCGAGCAGGCCCTGGCCGGCCCCAGCCCGCTGCAGCTGTCGCTGGCTCACCCGCTCACCACCAACACGGGCAGCTGGACCTTGCCCGATGCCTTAGAGCACCAGGACGCCCTGCTGTTTCTCCTGCCGTTACCCCTGCGGGCGGCCGACTTCCTGCGTCTGGAGCAGATCGCTGACGATCAGCCCGCCTGGCTGCTGGTGGAGCGCAACGTCGGCGCCGAAGCCGACCTGTGCGCCCAGTTGCCGGAGCGGTGGCACGATCGTCTTTTGATCTGGGACGGCACGCCGACGGCGCTGCGTCCGTTGTTGCAGCCCTTGCGTCGCCTCCTCCAGCAACCGCAACGCAGCCTCGATGCCACGCGGCAGCGGCTCCTGGCCCGTCTGCATCAACGCTGGCAGGCTGAGCTCGAGCAGCGACGTCGTGAACGGTTCCGCAACCTGCTGCAGCGCAGCCAATGGCTGGTGGCGGGTGCGGTGGTGGTGTCGCCATTGCCCAGTGGTGATCTGGTGGCCGTCGCCGTTGGTAATGGCCTGATGCTGCGGGAGATGGCCCAGGTGTGGGATTGCCCCTGGACCTCTGAGGTGCTGCAGGTGGCGGCGCGCCATCTCGGTGCTGCCGCCTTGGCGCAGGGCGTGGTGGAGTGGAGTGGTCAGGCCCTGCTTGGCTTCGCCAAGCTCGATGGCGGCAGCTGGCTGGCTGCTGGTGCACTCCAGGCCCTCAGCGCCGCCTATCTCACCCGGGTGGTGGGAGCGTCGATGGCCGACTGGATGGCCCTCAATGCAGGGGTGGCTGAGCCCGACCTGGCTTTGTTGAAGCAACAGGCTCCCCTACTGGTGGCCCAAGCGGCGGAACGGGAGCGGCTCGATTGGAATGGTTTTCTGCAGCAGGCCCGTGAATGGACGAGCGCCCAGACCTCAAACTTGCGCATCAAAAGTTCATGA
- a CDS encoding cation diffusion facilitator family transporter, whose amino-acid sequence MITDRRTEVKRVLLAALVINLSMTGLKLVLGLISGSLAVVADAMHSATDALSSLMGLLTNSLSDPHPDRDHPYGHEKYEAVGALAIAGFILFTALEILITAGERLLDGLPALRINGPELFLLLLVLLFNLGLASYERREGRRLQSQLLLADARHTTSDIWTTVIVLVGLTGAWWFKVNWLDVALAVPLVVLLLRVCWQVLRANLPWLVDHIAIAPEAIHEQAMAVPGVLNCHDIASRGVLGQRVFIDMHMVVDADDLPTAHRITEMVEERLESRFGPVRCTIHLEPRDYAEQHITFRGAHG is encoded by the coding sequence ATGATCACCGACCGTCGCACCGAGGTGAAACGGGTGTTGCTTGCAGCCCTGGTCATCAACCTGAGCATGACCGGCCTAAAGCTGGTGCTCGGCCTGATCAGCGGCTCCCTCGCCGTGGTGGCTGACGCCATGCACAGCGCCACGGATGCCCTCTCCAGCCTGATGGGGCTTCTCACGAACAGCCTGTCGGATCCCCATCCGGATCGGGACCATCCCTATGGCCATGAGAAATACGAAGCGGTCGGTGCCCTGGCGATCGCCGGTTTCATCCTCTTCACCGCCCTGGAAATCCTGATCACCGCAGGGGAGCGGCTGCTCGACGGTCTGCCAGCCCTGCGCATCAATGGTCCGGAACTATTCCTGCTCCTCCTGGTGCTGCTGTTCAACCTGGGCCTTGCCAGCTACGAGCGGCGGGAAGGTCGCCGCCTGCAGAGTCAGCTCCTCCTCGCCGACGCCCGCCACACCACCAGCGACATCTGGACCACGGTGATCGTGCTGGTGGGTCTGACCGGCGCCTGGTGGTTCAAGGTGAACTGGCTGGATGTCGCCCTGGCCGTGCCGCTGGTGGTGTTGCTGCTGCGGGTGTGCTGGCAGGTGCTCCGCGCCAATCTTCCCTGGCTGGTGGATCACATCGCCATCGCCCCTGAGGCGATTCACGAACAAGCGATGGCCGTGCCGGGCGTGCTCAACTGCCACGACATCGCCAGCCGCGGCGTGCTTGGCCAACGCGTCTTCATCGATATGCACATGGTGGTGGACGCCGATGATCTGCCCACGGCCCACAGGATCACCGAAATGGTGGAGGAGCGTCTGGAGAGTCGCTTCGGACCGGTGCGCTGCACCATCCATCTGGAGCCCCGCGACTACGCCGAACAACACATCACCTTCCGGGGCGCCCACGGATGA
- the trpS gene encoding tryptophan--tRNA ligase: MARSRVLSGVQPTGALHLGNWLGAIRNWVDLQHDHDTFFCVVDLHAITVPHDPTRLANDTLNTAALYLACGIDPRVSTVFVQSHVAAHAELCWLLNCVTPLNWLERMIQFKEKAVKQGDNVSVGLLDYPVLMAADILLYDADLVPVGEDQKQHLELARDIAQQRINARFGSEESPVLKVPQPLILRDGARVMSLTDGRSKMSKSDPNEGSRINLLDPPELITKKIKRAKTDPQMGLEFGNPERPETDNLLGLYAILSGLGRDAAAAECAAMGWGRFKPLLAEATVAALEPIQARHKELLDDRAELEQVLQQGRERAQTVATTTVERVRQQLGFLPAR, from the coding sequence ATGGCACGGTCGCGTGTTCTCTCCGGGGTGCAGCCCACCGGCGCCTTGCACCTCGGCAACTGGCTGGGCGCCATTCGCAACTGGGTGGACCTCCAGCACGACCACGACACCTTTTTCTGTGTTGTGGATCTGCACGCGATCACCGTGCCCCATGACCCGACGCGCCTGGCGAACGACACGCTCAACACAGCAGCGCTCTATCTCGCCTGCGGCATCGACCCCAGGGTCAGCACGGTGTTCGTGCAAAGCCATGTGGCCGCCCATGCCGAGCTCTGCTGGCTGCTCAATTGCGTCACACCGCTCAACTGGCTGGAACGGATGATCCAGTTCAAGGAGAAAGCGGTCAAACAGGGCGACAACGTGTCGGTGGGGTTGCTGGATTACCCAGTGTTGATGGCCGCCGACATCCTTCTCTATGACGCTGACCTGGTGCCGGTGGGAGAAGACCAGAAGCAGCACCTCGAACTGGCGCGCGACATCGCTCAGCAACGCATCAACGCCCGTTTCGGCTCCGAGGAGTCGCCGGTGCTCAAGGTGCCCCAGCCCCTGATCCTTAGGGATGGTGCCCGGGTGATGAGCCTCACCGACGGTCGCAGCAAAATGAGCAAAAGCGATCCGAACGAAGGCAGCCGCATCAACCTGCTCGACCCGCCCGAGCTGATCACCAAGAAGATCAAACGGGCCAAGACCGATCCCCAGATGGGCCTGGAATTCGGCAATCCGGAGCGACCGGAAACCGACAACCTTCTCGGCCTCTACGCCATTCTCAGCGGCCTGGGCCGCGATGCCGCAGCGGCGGAGTGCGCCGCGATGGGCTGGGGCCGCTTCAAACCCCTGCTGGCCGAGGCGACTGTGGCAGCCCTGGAGCCCATTCAAGCTCGGCACAAGGAGCTGCTGGATGATCGCGCCGAACTGGAACAGGTGCTGCAGCAGGGACGTGAACGCGCTCAAACCGTGGCGACCACCACCGTGGAGCGGGTGCGCCAGCAGCTGGGCTTCCTGCCAGCTCGCTGA
- a CDS encoding glycoside hydrolase family 104 protein, with translation MDLRRFSRCQTQQLLSATAVSAGLLLCFGQGLHAERAQERLDQAETLQASLREQADARAELLADRPYRITPERRALLNTIRYAEGTWKDGRDHGYRVLYGGSLFQDLSRHPEKVVVKRYTSAAAGAYQFLPGTWRQVARELKLPSFEPQHQDQAALRLVERRGALDEVDRHGLTPTVMNRLAPEWASFPTHAGTSAYGQPVKSHADLARFYSSNLEAIRQGA, from the coding sequence ATGGATTTGCGTCGGTTCTCTCGTTGTCAGACCCAACAGCTCCTCTCCGCCACTGCGGTGAGTGCCGGCCTGCTCCTGTGCTTCGGCCAGGGGCTCCATGCCGAACGCGCCCAGGAGCGGCTGGATCAGGCCGAAACCCTGCAGGCGTCGCTGCGCGAACAGGCGGACGCCCGCGCTGAGCTGCTGGCGGATCGCCCCTATCGGATCACCCCCGAGCGCCGCGCCCTCCTCAACACCATCCGCTACGCCGAAGGCACCTGGAAGGACGGTCGCGATCACGGCTACCGCGTGCTGTATGGCGGCAGCCTGTTCCAGGACCTGTCGCGCCACCCAGAAAAAGTTGTGGTGAAGCGATACACCAGTGCTGCCGCCGGTGCTTATCAGTTCCTGCCAGGCACCTGGCGACAAGTGGCCCGCGAATTGAAGCTACCCAGCTTTGAGCCCCAGCACCAAGACCAGGCAGCGCTGCGTCTGGTCGAGCGTCGCGGCGCTCTCGACGAAGTCGACCGCCATGGCCTTACGCCCACGGTCATGAATCGTCTGGCGCCCGAGTGGGCCTCCTTTCCCACCCACGCTGGAACAAGCGCCTATGGGCAGCCCGTGAAAAGCCACGCTGACTTGGCGCGCTTCTACAGCAGCAATCTCGAAGCGATTCGCCAAGGCGCCTGA
- a CDS encoding DUF2752 domain-containing protein gives MKIRWRQRRLGLGSLAVLLVLTLRARGVPLLLPGCPWRALTGVPCPTCFLTRSALATLKGDLGEALELHLFGPPLVTGLAWLGWRQAVWGRPLRFGPNARRLAWLVGAAMVLYWALRLLRWGLAGQPWPA, from the coding sequence ATGAAGATCCGCTGGCGTCAGCGGCGGCTCGGCCTCGGATCCCTGGCGGTCTTGCTGGTGTTGACGCTTCGCGCCCGCGGCGTGCCGTTGCTGCTACCGGGATGCCCCTGGCGGGCCCTCACCGGTGTGCCCTGCCCCACCTGTTTCCTCACCCGATCAGCTCTGGCGACCTTGAAAGGCGATCTGGGGGAGGCCCTGGAGCTGCATCTGTTCGGCCCTCCCCTGGTGACAGGCCTGGCCTGGTTGGGCTGGCGGCAGGCGGTGTGGGGCCGACCGCTCCGCTTCGGCCCGAATGCGCGCAGGCTCGCCTGGCTGGTGGGCGCGGCGATGGTGCTCTATTGGGCTCTGCGTTTGCTTCGCTGGGGGCTGGCCGGACAGCCCTGGCCGGCCTGA
- a CDS encoding DUF2605 family protein, with amino-acid sequence MDPDADALLENLLDSLLNDFSHWFQRGEELLAVCPDLVMAPQERAQMAGRLAEGRKAIAATRALVEASPQAMAVSMEAMAPWHQLVMEVWALAARISQAAR; translated from the coding sequence ATGGACCCGGATGCCGATGCCCTGCTTGAAAACTTGCTGGACTCTCTGCTGAATGACTTCAGCCATTGGTTCCAGCGGGGCGAGGAGTTGCTGGCGGTGTGTCCGGATCTGGTGATGGCCCCGCAGGAACGGGCCCAGATGGCTGGGCGCCTGGCGGAGGGCCGCAAGGCGATTGCGGCGACCCGGGCCCTTGTGGAGGCGTCTCCTCAGGCCATGGCCGTGTCCATGGAAGCAATGGCGCCCTGGCATCAGCTGGTGATGGAGGTGTGGGCGCTGGCGGCCCGCATCTCCCAGGCGGCCCGATGA